One Sediminibacillus dalangtanensis genomic region harbors:
- a CDS encoding small acid-soluble spore protein P yields the protein MSGRREGPKQQKQPNLPKSPSQPYGEPLSGSHQVKNQNHSRQKRKSSHDL from the coding sequence ATGTCAGGTAGACGTGAAGGCCCAAAACAACAAAAGCAGCCCAACCTGCCGAAAAGTCCAAGTCAGCCTTATGGAGAACCATTAAGCGGGTCCCATCAAGTGAAAAATCAAAACCATTCTCGTCAGAAACGAAAATCTTCTCATGATTTATAG
- a CDS encoding bifunctional riboflavin kinase/FAD synthetase, with protein sequence MEIIQIQDAPPANNEPIILCIGKFDGVHLGHQSILRQAGRLKETGQSLAVMTFHPHPLWALKRDERYRQCVTPSREKYRQLERLGVSKVYEIEFTEKYAETTPETFVYQHLSLLNIKGIVVGEGFNFGKGRKSDTDLLTDLSADIGIPVTIAPLMTIGGQKISSTDIRASIREGQFEKVNTLLGRNYSVNGKVVEGDALGRKLGFPTANLAPDGDYELPGSGVYLGSVEIATENDMAGECWYALINAGYRPTVNGKDYLIEAYLLDFSGDLYGKSMKVSFIQKMREEENFASLDELIKQMNKDKEEARVKLGLNNHS encoded by the coding sequence ATGGAGATTATTCAAATTCAAGACGCGCCTCCAGCGAATAACGAGCCAATCATTTTATGTATCGGAAAATTTGATGGTGTCCACCTCGGTCACCAGTCGATATTACGGCAAGCCGGGCGCTTGAAAGAAACCGGACAGTCATTAGCGGTCATGACCTTCCACCCGCATCCCCTGTGGGCATTAAAGCGTGATGAACGATATAGACAATGTGTGACACCGAGCAGGGAGAAATACCGCCAGCTGGAACGTCTTGGTGTCAGCAAAGTATATGAAATCGAATTTACGGAAAAATACGCAGAGACGACCCCTGAAACATTTGTTTATCAGCATCTATCCTTGCTGAATATTAAAGGGATTGTAGTAGGGGAAGGGTTCAATTTTGGCAAAGGCCGTAAATCGGATACCGACCTTTTGACAGATTTATCAGCTGATATCGGAATTCCGGTAACAATAGCGCCGTTAATGACAATTGGCGGTCAGAAAATCAGCAGTACGGATATCAGGGCCTCCATCCGAGAGGGCCAGTTTGAAAAAGTTAACACATTGCTTGGCAGAAACTATTCCGTAAACGGAAAAGTAGTGGAAGGGGATGCGCTTGGCAGGAAGCTTGGCTTTCCGACCGCTAACTTGGCACCGGATGGCGATTATGAGTTGCCGGGAAGCGGTGTATATCTAGGAAGCGTCGAGATAGCCACAGAGAACGACATGGCGGGCGAATGCTGGTATGCACTAATCAATGCAGGTTACCGACCAACGGTAAATGGGAAAGATTATCTGATTGAAGCCTATTTATTGGATTTCTCTGGCGACCTCTACGGCAAATCGATGAAGGTGTCGTTCATTCAAAAAATGCGTGAAGAAGAAAACTTTGCTTCCCTTGATGAATTAATCAAGCAAATGAACAAAGACAAAGAAGAGGCGCGCGTGAAACTTGGACTAAATAATCACTCCTGA
- a CDS encoding DUF1450 domain-containing protein, whose translation MGIVVVEICDASLINEVDVEQILESEYSEVSVVKYDCLSFCGLCRVRPYAMVNGTRVFGKTAEECLKAIRSQIDEELAFYMD comes from the coding sequence ATGGGAATAGTGGTTGTCGAAATTTGCGACGCCAGTTTGATCAATGAAGTGGATGTTGAACAAATTTTGGAATCGGAGTATTCGGAAGTTTCGGTAGTGAAATACGATTGCTTGTCCTTTTGCGGACTTTGCCGGGTACGTCCCTATGCCATGGTAAATGGGACCCGCGTGTTCGGCAAGACTGCAGAAGAGTGTCTGAAAGCAATCCGGAGCCAAATCGACGAAGAACTGGCTTTTTATATGGATTAA
- a CDS encoding DUF1189 family protein, producing the protein MELIKIFKHSIALPKKQAVFWLNRVSMRDTLVYIFLLIFVLYLPEGYALAFQKNLLLDSDLRSVFILQSITFYPMYVIFTGLVVISALAAGALLMARLLHRKLAFQHLWKMTAFALTLPLIIYTAIKLTGWGNGYLVLLLLVGLYLILYKMITVYPKRKKQSSR; encoded by the coding sequence GTGGAATTGATAAAAATATTCAAACACAGCATTGCATTGCCGAAAAAGCAGGCTGTGTTCTGGCTTAACAGAGTAAGCATGCGCGATACCTTGGTATATATTTTCTTGTTGATATTTGTTTTATATTTACCGGAAGGCTATGCTTTGGCCTTTCAGAAAAACCTTTTATTGGACAGTGATTTGCGGAGTGTATTCATCCTGCAGAGCATTACTTTTTATCCGATGTATGTCATTTTCACCGGATTGGTGGTCATTTCTGCCCTGGCTGCTGGCGCTCTGCTAATGGCACGTTTGCTGCACAGGAAGCTTGCTTTCCAGCATCTCTGGAAAATGACAGCCTTTGCTTTGACATTGCCGCTTATTATTTATACTGCGATAAAATTGACAGGCTGGGGAAATGGTTACCTTGTTTTGCTGTTGCTTGTCGGTCTTTATTTGATTCTATACAAAATGATTACCGTTTATCCAAAAAGAAAAAAGCAATCAAGTCGATGA